A region from the Spirochaeta thermophila DSM 6192 genome encodes:
- the flgB gene encoding flagellar basal body rod protein FlgB: protein MFIGNTFGKTLDILHREMDVNLIRRQIIANNIANADTPNFKRSELNFESSLKKALESEKVRKLPAFITDPRHIPFNRPVDYRTVRPRKILDFWTTSKNNGNNVDLEQETMDLLNNELLYNMMVQAVSHQFSQVQLVLR, encoded by the coding sequence ATGTTCATCGGCAACACGTTCGGAAAGACGCTCGATATCCTCCATCGTGAGATGGACGTGAACCTCATACGCCGGCAGATCATCGCGAACAATATCGCGAACGCCGACACCCCCAACTTCAAGCGGAGTGAGCTCAATTTCGAAAGCTCCCTCAAGAAGGCCCTGGAGTCCGAGAAGGTGAGGAAGCTGCCTGCCTTCATCACCGACCCACGGCACATCCCTTTCAACAGGCCGGTGGACTACCGTACGGTGCGGCCGAGGAAGATCCTCGATTTCTGGACGACCAGTAAGAACAACGGCAACAACGTGGACCTGGAGCAGGAGACCATGGACCTCCTCAACAACGAACTGCTCTACAATATGATGGTGCAGGCGGTCTCCCACCAGTTCTCCCAGGTCCAGCTGGTGCTCAGGTGA
- the flgC gene encoding flagellar basal body rod protein FlgC, translating into MGLFTPINIAATGLTAQRLRMDVISNNIANATTTRTTEGGPFRRSRVVFRPRVEQPYWRSPFLPKPLDNGLGKGVRVVKVEKDYDAKTRLVYDPTHPDAIKSGPLKGYVEYPNVNIVNEMVDLIDASRAYEANLAVVNGSKTMFLKALEIGR; encoded by the coding sequence ATGGGGCTCTTTACACCGATCAACATAGCGGCCACGGGGCTCACGGCCCAGCGTCTCCGGATGGATGTGATCTCCAACAACATCGCGAACGCCACCACCACCCGCACCACCGAAGGGGGCCCCTTCAGACGGAGCAGAGTGGTCTTCAGACCACGGGTGGAGCAGCCCTACTGGCGGAGTCCGTTCCTCCCCAAGCCGCTCGACAACGGTCTCGGCAAGGGGGTGAGGGTGGTGAAGGTGGAGAAGGACTACGACGCGAAGACCAGACTCGTCTACGATCCCACCCATCCGGACGCCATCAAGTCGGGACCGCTCAAGGGCTATGTGGAGTATCCCAACGTGAACATCGTGAACGAGATGGTCGACCTCATCGACGCCTCGAGGGCTTACGAGGCGAACCTGGCCGTCGTGAACGGGTCGAAGACCATGTTCCTGAAAGCCTTGGAGATAGGGAGGTGA
- the fliE gene encoding flagellar hook-basal body complex protein FliE, producing MQFLTETTAVGHKITLQKADPRHFQGHKPEEKPVDPDDFSRLLFEALDGVNSLQQKSALLSQQMITDPDSLDPHDVTIAMAKANLALSITKSVVDRAVQAYREILSLR from the coding sequence ATGCAGTTCCTGACAGAGACCACGGCCGTAGGACACAAGATCACCCTTCAGAAGGCTGATCCACGCCACTTCCAGGGCCACAAGCCCGAGGAAAAGCCTGTGGACCCGGACGATTTCTCCCGACTCCTCTTCGAGGCGCTCGACGGAGTGAACAGCCTTCAACAGAAGAGCGCACTCCTCAGCCAGCAGATGATCACGGATCCGGATTCCCTGGACCCGCACGACGTGACCATCGCCATGGCCAAGGCGAATCTCGCCCTCTCCATCACCAAGTCGGTGGTGGACAGGGCCGTACAAGCATACAGGGAGATCCTGTCGTTGCGCTGA